Part of the Spiribacter salinus M19-40 genome, ATGACAAGCGGAGTGGACCCGCACCGGTTCGCAGACTGCTCGACAGTCAGCGCGGGGATCTGGCCAGGCTTCGGCGCCAGACCCGCGAGCTGGACCGTGCTATGCAGGCCCTGACGGCCGTGCTGCCTGATCGACTGCAGGGTCATTGGCGGGTCGCCGCGCTATCCGCCGACGCCCTGGTGCTGGCTGTAGACAGCCCGGTTTGGGCGACAGCGCTGCGTGGCCATCAGGAGGCGCTGCTTGAAGCGGCCGGCGAACTGCGAGGCCAGCGGCCGAAGCGAATCCAGATCCGGATCCTGACGCCGCGATCACCCGACCGTCCGGCATCCCGCCAACAGGTGTTAAGCGAAAGCGCTGTAGACAATTTGGAGGAAACCGCCCGGGCCTGTGATGACCCGCGACTGGCGGAAGCATTACGCCGGCTAGCGACACGCCGCCGGCAATAGCCTTCAGGTCACCGGCAGGGGCTGGTCGTAGGCGATGGGCACGTCCGCTTCATTCTCGAACGTCACCTCTTCCCAGGCATCCGCATTTTCAAGCAGTGCCAGCAGCAGCCGGTTGTTCATCTCATGGCCCGACTTGTAGCCATGGAATGCGCCGATCAGGCTCCGGTTGAGCTGATAGAGATCACCGATCGCATCCAGGATCTTGTGCTTGGCAAATTCGTCCTGATAACGCAGGCCATCCTCATTCAGGACCCGGAAGTCATCGACGACGATCGCGTTATCCAGACTGCCGCCCAACGCAAGGTTGTTCTGTCGGAGCTGTTCGATGTCACGCATGAAACCAAAGGTTCGAGCGCGACTCACTTCTTTCACAAAGGACGTCGATGAGAAATCGACTTCTGCTGTGCGGGCACCCGATTTAAAGACCGGATGGTCGAAATCGAGCGTATAGCCTACCTTGAACCCGTCATGCGGCTCGAAGCTGACCGACTTGCCGTCCGCATCTTCTATGAGGAGCTTGCGGGTGATCCGCACAAAGCGCTTCGGCGCCTCCTGCTCCTGGGTGCCTGCGGATCGGATCAGAAAAACGAACGGGCCAGCACTGCCATCCATGATCGGCACTTCCGGCGCTGAGAGATCCACATAGGCATTATCGATACCCAGCCCCGCCATGGCGGAGAGAAGATGCTCAACCGTCGCAACGCGCACCCCATCTTTGACCAGGCAAGTGGAAAGCACGGTATCGCCAACGTTTTCGGGATGGGCGGCAATTTCCACCACAGGATCAAGATCCAGGCGGCAGAAGCGGATGCCGGTATTGGCCGGTGCCGGTCGCAGGGTGAGATAGACTTTCTCACCGGTATGCAGGCCGACACCGGTCGCCCGAATGCTGTTCTTCAGCGTGCGTTGTCGAATCATGCTCAGCCAGTCCCGCGGTTACGCCCCCAAAAGTTATCACGCCAGTGTAACAGAAACATCATGTTAAGTGACACGGCGTGGTGCTAGTCCGCCTGGCGCCGAAGGAACGCGGGAATGTCGAGATACTCCATGTCGCCTTCTGACTCGGACGCACCACCGCCAGCAGCTGCCCGCTTACGCGCAACGGCCGGCCGTTCAAGGGCGTCGTAATCGACCTCGCCATTCGCCGTTCGCGTCACCAGCCTGGGCGCAGCGACCGGTTCGGCCTCTGTCTTCGTTGCCGCCAGGCCGGTGGCGACCACCGTTACCCGCAACTCACCTTCGAGCTCCGGATCGATCACC contains:
- a CDS encoding DciA family protein; this encodes MADDKRSGPAPVRRLLDSQRGDLARLRRQTRELDRAMQALTAVLPDRLQGHWRVAALSADALVLAVDSPVWATALRGHQEALLEAAGELRGQRPKRIQIRILTPRSPDRPASRQQVLSESAVDNLEETARACDDPRLAEALRRLATRRRQ
- the lpxC gene encoding UDP-3-O-acyl-N-acetylglucosamine deacetylase; translated protein: MIRQRTLKNSIRATGVGLHTGEKVYLTLRPAPANTGIRFCRLDLDPVVEIAAHPENVGDTVLSTCLVKDGVRVATVEHLLSAMAGLGIDNAYVDLSAPEVPIMDGSAGPFVFLIRSAGTQEQEAPKRFVRITRKLLIEDADGKSVSFEPHDGFKVGYTLDFDHPVFKSGARTAEVDFSSTSFVKEVSRARTFGFMRDIEQLRQNNLALGGSLDNAIVVDDFRVLNEDGLRYQDEFAKHKILDAIGDLYQLNRSLIGAFHGYKSGHEMNNRLLLALLENADAWEEVTFENEADVPIAYDQPLPVT